One part of the Corynebacterium aurimucosum ATCC 700975 genome encodes these proteins:
- a CDS encoding PspA/IM30 family protein, whose protein sequence is MANPFSKGWKYVMASFDQKIDENADPKVQIQQAVEGAKEQHRQISEHAAEIIGRKTQLEMQLNRLVKTQKDYQDQTRRALELADASEDPQKAAEYNQAAEVVASQLVAVENELANLKSQHEAASQAAEQAKAQQQQSEARLKEQLAQVDQLLSQADQAAMQEKNAEALDSMNELKPDDSTPTLDSVRAKIEKRYADALGAQELHQAAGGSRIQEISAAGHDMAAASRLDEIRAEMAKNKEIEGSPFASDQALEAGTETGAGSESDTAEGKQ, encoded by the coding sequence ATGGCAAATCCATTTAGCAAAGGCTGGAAGTATGTGATGGCTTCTTTCGATCAGAAGATCGACGAGAACGCTGACCCCAAGGTCCAGATCCAGCAGGCCGTGGAAGGTGCGAAGGAGCAACATCGCCAGATTTCCGAACATGCGGCGGAGATTATTGGACGCAAAACCCAGCTGGAAATGCAGCTCAACCGTCTGGTGAAGACCCAGAAGGACTATCAAGACCAGACCCGCCGGGCGTTGGAGCTGGCGGATGCTTCCGAGGATCCGCAGAAGGCCGCCGAGTACAACCAAGCGGCCGAGGTCGTGGCGAGCCAGCTGGTCGCCGTAGAGAATGAGTTGGCCAATCTGAAATCCCAGCACGAGGCTGCTTCCCAAGCTGCCGAGCAGGCGAAGGCCCAGCAGCAGCAGTCGGAGGCCCGCCTTAAGGAGCAGCTGGCGCAGGTGGACCAGTTGCTGTCCCAGGCTGATCAGGCAGCGATGCAGGAGAAGAACGCTGAGGCCTTGGACTCTATGAACGAGCTCAAGCCCGATGATTCCACGCCAACGTTGGATTCGGTACGCGCCAAGATTGAGAAGCGCTACGCTGATGCTCTCGGCGCTCAGGAGCTGCACCAGGCAGCTGGCGGTAGCCGGATTCAGGAGATTTCGGCCGCAGGCCACGACATGGCCGCCGCGTCCCGCTTGGACGAGATTCGCGCCGAGATGGCCAAGAATAAGGAGATCGAAGGTTCCCCCTTCGCTAGCGACCAAGCGCTTGAGGCGGGCACCGAAACTGGTGCTGGTTCCGAATCGGACACCGCCGAGGGCAAGCAGTAG
- a CDS encoding ATP-binding cassette domain-containing protein, protein MISTPHFTFDDGLTHGLVGPNGIGKTTLMRKISGQLGGSGIKVDGDKPYDNEKVLNKIVLMGIDNPLPEGWNMKKIFTVASLRWPTWDKERAEELVERFELPMKNYSGLSRGQKSAASFIVAVASGVPYMLLDEPYLGLDAAKREVFYDVLREEHGRTIIVSTHHLNELSGLLDTVALMGESPLSGPIDEFIEGVVQLTGSAETLDRALGRLQLPVLERESSAVADRALVDARPNHTANVFAMAQEMGLRATEVSLEQAVLALGEA, encoded by the coding sequence ATGATTTCCACTCCGCACTTCACCTTCGACGACGGCCTTACGCACGGCCTCGTCGGCCCCAACGGCATTGGCAAGACCACTCTGATGCGCAAAATTTCCGGGCAATTAGGCGGCTCCGGTATCAAAGTCGACGGCGACAAGCCCTACGACAATGAAAAGGTGCTCAACAAGATCGTGCTTATGGGCATCGATAATCCCCTGCCCGAAGGTTGGAATATGAAGAAAATCTTCACCGTAGCCAGCCTGCGCTGGCCCACCTGGGACAAGGAGCGCGCCGAGGAATTGGTGGAGCGTTTCGAGCTGCCGATGAAGAACTACTCGGGTCTTTCCCGTGGTCAGAAATCGGCCGCGAGTTTCATCGTTGCGGTGGCTTCGGGGGTGCCGTACATGCTTCTCGACGAGCCCTACCTCGGCCTCGACGCCGCTAAGCGGGAGGTTTTCTATGACGTCCTGCGCGAGGAGCATGGCCGCACCATTATCGTCTCCACCCATCACCTCAACGAGCTGTCCGGTTTGCTCGATACCGTAGCCCTGATGGGGGAGAGCCCGCTGTCCGGTCCCATCGATGAGTTCATCGAAGGCGTCGTGCAGCTTACTGGCTCTGCCGAAACCCTCGATCGCGCGCTGGGGCGCCTACAGCTCCCGGTGCTTGAGCGCGAAAGCTCCGCCGTGGCGGACCGCGCGCTTGTCGACGCCCGCCCCAACCACACCGCCAACGTCTTTGCCATGGCCCAGGAAATGGGGCTTCGCGCCACCGAGGTATCCCTCGAACAGGCAGTTCTGGCATTGGGGGAGGCGTGA
- a CDS encoding GntR family transcriptional regulator, translating into MDNSAQPLFRQIAVLIEDAIIEGTLAEGAQAPSTNELAAFHSINPATARKGLTLLVDLGILEKRRGIGMFVTSGAADLIRARRRQDFAAEYAAPLIDEAVHLGYTRQQLHDLIDLVAESRGLYS; encoded by the coding sequence ATGGATAACTCCGCGCAGCCACTCTTTCGTCAGATAGCGGTACTCATCGAGGACGCCATCATTGAGGGCACTCTCGCCGAGGGCGCCCAGGCGCCGTCCACGAATGAGCTCGCCGCCTTCCACAGCATCAACCCCGCCACTGCCCGAAAGGGCCTGACCCTCCTCGTGGATCTTGGAATCCTCGAAAAACGCCGAGGTATCGGCATGTTCGTCACCTCTGGTGCCGCAGACCTTATCCGGGCGCGGCGTCGCCAAGACTTTGCGGCTGAATACGCCGCACCGCTTATCGACGAAGCCGTGCACCTGGGCTACACCCGCCAGCAACTCCATGACCTCATCGACCTTGTCGCAGAAAGTCGAGGACTCTACTCATGA
- the rplI gene encoding 50S ribosomal protein L9 yields MKLILTAAVENLGAPGEIVEVKDGYGRNYLLPRGLAIVATRGAEKQIEGIKRAQEARAIRDLDHAREIRTQLEELKDVNVPVKTSESGKLFGSVSAEDIVNAVAAAGGPKLDKRIVVLPKGLVKKTGNYQVELKLHADVIGKVNFSVVAA; encoded by the coding sequence ATGAAGCTGATCCTCACCGCTGCCGTTGAGAACCTCGGCGCCCCCGGCGAAATTGTAGAGGTTAAGGACGGCTACGGACGTAACTACCTGCTTCCGCGCGGCCTGGCTATCGTCGCCACCCGCGGTGCTGAGAAGCAGATCGAGGGCATCAAGCGCGCCCAGGAAGCTCGCGCAATCCGCGACCTGGACCATGCACGCGAGATCCGTACCCAGCTGGAGGAGCTCAAGGACGTTAACGTCCCGGTGAAGACCTCCGAGTCCGGCAAGCTCTTCGGCTCCGTGTCCGCAGAGGACATCGTGAACGCCGTTGCCGCCGCTGGCGGCCCGAAGCTGGACAAGCGCATTGTTGTGCTTCCCAAGGGCCTGGTCAAGAAGACCGGCAACTACCAAGTCGAGCTGAAGCTGCACGCTGACGTTATCGGCAAGGTGAACTTCTCGGTCGTCGCTGCCTAA
- a CDS encoding NYN domain-containing protein — protein MLERTLVFVDTSYLLASFYNSWETGARAQLEIDLPEVVSSLGSMIENQVGNRIHRQYWYDGIPDTGPHRYQRALRVCDGVQLRTGQLIEWGERRTQKAVDTRLVADMIVSAMKGQVTDFVLVSGDADMIPGVQEAVNNGVRVHLYGFGWDSMSSALRHACDSTTILDPREDFADAMELEVLEGPLPPTIREPQNSEDVGEEVSDAASELAPECEEPTEAQAAFPSAPKPGPATPSAAAQDVAATAAHPESAAPSVPAEDEEPSQPGTAAQESADEEPEAGTDAPKPAPKPAAPKPSMMAPRRKLRSKYVPLPEEVWSSAGFQSPFDVGQQYASWWFDNAASADQRDQAHLLSGGGLPPEIDRPLLQFACETLHEYTLTETQRVNLRDGFHSGIRGVLINIRRQDS, from the coding sequence ATGCTTGAACGAACACTTGTCTTCGTCGACACGTCATATCTACTCGCCAGTTTCTACAACTCTTGGGAAACGGGTGCTCGGGCCCAGCTAGAAATCGATTTACCTGAAGTAGTCAGCTCCCTTGGTTCCATGATTGAGAACCAGGTTGGAAACCGCATTCACCGCCAGTACTGGTACGACGGCATCCCCGATACCGGGCCCCACCGCTACCAGCGAGCGTTGCGCGTCTGCGATGGCGTGCAATTGCGAACAGGTCAGCTCATCGAATGGGGCGAGCGCCGCACCCAAAAGGCGGTGGATACCCGCCTTGTCGCCGACATGATCGTCTCCGCCATGAAGGGCCAAGTCACGGACTTTGTTTTGGTCTCCGGCGATGCTGACATGATTCCCGGGGTCCAGGAGGCCGTCAACAATGGTGTGCGCGTGCACCTTTATGGCTTCGGATGGGATTCGATGTCCTCGGCGTTGCGCCATGCGTGCGACTCCACCACAATCCTTGATCCGCGCGAAGACTTCGCCGATGCAATGGAGCTCGAGGTCCTCGAAGGCCCGCTGCCGCCGACCATCCGCGAACCCCAGAATTCCGAGGACGTCGGCGAGGAAGTGAGCGATGCCGCTAGCGAGCTCGCTCCGGAATGCGAAGAACCTACCGAGGCGCAAGCTGCTTTCCCCTCCGCGCCGAAACCCGGGCCGGCCACTCCTTCTGCCGCGGCACAAGACGTGGCGGCCACGGCCGCTCACCCCGAATCAGCGGCACCCAGCGTCCCCGCCGAGGACGAGGAGCCCTCCCAGCCCGGAACCGCTGCGCAGGAGTCTGCCGACGAAGAGCCGGAAGCAGGCACCGACGCTCCGAAGCCGGCCCCCAAGCCGGCCGCGCCAAAGCCGTCCATGATGGCGCCGCGCCGTAAACTTCGCTCGAAGTACGTTCCCCTCCCCGAAGAAGTGTGGAGCTCCGCCGGCTTCCAGTCCCCCTTTGACGTGGGGCAGCAATATGCCTCGTGGTGGTTCGACAACGCCGCGAGCGCCGATCAACGTGACCAGGCCCACCTGCTCTCGGGCGGCGGCCTGCCACCGGAAATCGACCGCCCGTTGCTGCAGTTCGCCTGTGAAACCCTGCACGAGTACACGCTCACCGAAACCCAGCGCGTCAACCTGCGCGATGGCTTCCACTCGGGCATCCGCGGCGTGCTCATCAATATCCGCCGCCAAGATAGCTAA
- a CDS encoding VanZ family protein, producing MLNRVALGAWIAVMAALTTLKPFYQIGYLWKPENQRVRDLRLVPLDEFSGGTWFGPLFEYAGNTAFFIPFGMLVFSMCRSIKATAAWGFALSLALETVQYAFTLGRTDIDDLIFNTIGVLIGAAFARLCGERFFPVWRWLALAAAAVFLVLVILGPRLGDPNAVVDL from the coding sequence TTGCTCAATAGGGTCGCCCTTGGCGCGTGGATCGCGGTCATGGCCGCGCTCACCACGCTTAAGCCCTTCTATCAGATTGGCTACCTCTGGAAGCCGGAGAACCAGCGAGTTCGTGACCTGCGTTTGGTGCCACTTGATGAGTTCTCCGGAGGCACCTGGTTTGGCCCGCTTTTTGAGTATGCGGGCAATACCGCCTTTTTCATTCCTTTCGGCATGCTCGTCTTCAGCATGTGCCGATCAATCAAGGCAACGGCCGCGTGGGGATTCGCGCTGAGTTTGGCACTGGAAACAGTCCAGTATGCCTTCACGCTAGGACGCACTGATATTGATGACCTCATCTTCAATACGATCGGCGTGCTCATCGGCGCGGCATTCGCCCGGCTTTGTGGCGAGCGCTTCTTCCCGGTGTGGCGATGGCTGGCGCTCGCCGCGGCTGCGGTCTTCTTGGTCTTGGTCATCCTCGGCCCACGGTTGGGTGACCCCAACGCTGTCGTGGACCTGTAA
- the trxA gene encoding thioredoxin, whose protein sequence is MATIDITEDTFQETISGDGITLVDAWAEWCGPCKRFGPVFEKASEEHPDATFAKLDTEANQELSAKLQIQSIPTLMVFRDGILVFREAGALPPAALEDLIGQVKALDMDEVRAQVESQKAE, encoded by the coding sequence ATGGCAACGATTGACATTACTGAGGACACGTTCCAGGAAACCATCTCCGGCGACGGCATCACGCTCGTCGATGCCTGGGCGGAATGGTGCGGCCCGTGCAAGCGCTTCGGTCCCGTCTTTGAGAAGGCATCTGAGGAGCACCCCGATGCTACGTTTGCCAAGCTGGATACCGAGGCCAACCAGGAGCTATCCGCGAAGCTGCAGATTCAGTCCATCCCTACCTTGATGGTTTTCCGCGATGGCATCCTGGTCTTCCGCGAGGCTGGCGCCCTGCCGCCGGCAGCCCTGGAGGATCTCATCGGCCAGGTTAAGGCCCTTGACATGGACGAAGTCCGCGCCCAGGTGGAGAGCCAGAAGGCGGAATAG
- the dnaB gene encoding replicative DNA helicase, with protein MTNASFDDDQVPPPPEPVEEEPRRSYRQEEPKRYGEFRQPPADREAEQGVLGAMLLSPNTVMEVIEELEPEDFYYPAHTLIYQAMIDLYAAGTDIDAVIVAARLDRYNNLERVGGAPYLHTLLATVPTAANARYYAEIVAEKAVLRKLVDAGTRVVQLGFQGSEDMEIESVLDRAQQEVFAVAQKKTTEDYRALSDLIDPTIDELAALQQNGVESGVPTGFIDLDNLTNGLRAGQMIIVAARPGVGKSTLAMDFMRSASLQHNKTSVVFSLEMSASEIVMRLLSAEAEVKLSDMRGGRVSTEDWAKIDDTLNRIQDAPLFIDDSPNLTMMEIRSKARRLKQQHGLDLIVLDYMQLMSSGKKVESRQQEVSEFSRQLKLLAKELEVPLIAISQLNRGPESRTDKKPQLADLRESGSLEQDADMVMLLYRPDSQDRDDPRAGEADIILAKHRGGPIDTVKVAHQLHYSKFVNMAHG; from the coding sequence ATGACTAATGCCAGTTTTGATGATGACCAGGTTCCACCACCACCGGAGCCGGTAGAGGAGGAGCCCCGCCGCTCCTACCGGCAGGAGGAACCTAAGCGCTACGGTGAATTCCGCCAGCCGCCCGCGGACCGCGAGGCCGAACAGGGCGTTCTCGGCGCCATGCTCCTGAGCCCGAACACGGTCATGGAGGTCATTGAGGAGCTAGAGCCGGAGGATTTCTACTACCCTGCGCACACGCTCATCTACCAGGCCATGATTGACCTTTATGCCGCAGGAACCGACATCGATGCGGTGATTGTGGCGGCCCGGCTCGATCGCTATAACAACCTCGAGCGCGTTGGCGGCGCGCCCTACCTGCATACCCTGCTGGCCACGGTGCCAACCGCCGCCAACGCCCGCTACTACGCGGAGATTGTTGCGGAGAAGGCGGTGCTGCGCAAGCTGGTGGACGCCGGAACCAGAGTCGTCCAACTCGGCTTCCAGGGCTCTGAGGATATGGAGATCGAGTCCGTCTTGGACCGCGCCCAGCAGGAAGTTTTCGCCGTGGCGCAGAAGAAGACCACCGAGGATTACCGTGCCTTAAGCGATCTCATCGATCCCACCATTGATGAACTCGCTGCCCTGCAGCAAAACGGTGTGGAGTCCGGCGTGCCCACGGGGTTCATCGACCTCGATAACCTGACCAATGGCCTACGCGCCGGCCAGATGATTATTGTCGCCGCCCGCCCCGGCGTTGGTAAGTCCACGCTGGCCATGGACTTCATGCGCTCGGCCTCCCTGCAGCACAACAAGACTTCCGTGGTGTTCTCCCTGGAGATGTCCGCCTCAGAGATCGTCATGCGCCTGTTGTCGGCGGAGGCGGAAGTGAAGCTATCGGATATGCGCGGTGGCCGCGTGTCCACGGAGGATTGGGCCAAGATCGATGACACCCTCAACCGCATCCAGGATGCGCCCCTGTTCATCGATGATTCCCCGAACCTCACCATGATGGAAATCCGCTCGAAGGCCCGCCGCCTGAAGCAGCAGCACGGTCTAGACCTCATTGTGTTGGACTATATGCAGCTGATGTCCTCGGGCAAGAAGGTAGAGTCCCGTCAGCAAGAGGTCTCGGAGTTTTCGCGCCAGCTCAAGCTGTTGGCCAAGGAGCTGGAAGTTCCGCTCATCGCGATTTCGCAGCTGAACCGTGGTCCAGAATCCCGTACCGATAAGAAACCGCAGCTGGCGGATCTGCGTGAATCCGGCTCGCTTGAGCAGGACGCCGATATGGTTATGCTGCTCTACCGCCCAGACTCACAAGACCGCGATGATCCCCGCGCCGGTGAGGCGGATATCATCCTGGCCAAGCACCGTGGCGGCCCGATCGACACGGTGAAGGTGGCGCACCAGCTGCACTACTCCAAGTTCGTCAACATGGCGCACGGTTAA
- a CDS encoding heavy metal translocating P-type ATPase produces MTTSLTLGITGMTCTSCSSRVERKLNKLDNVEATVNFATESASVSYDPATTTPADLIDVVEGAGYGAFTMDGEGEEPASTAEDARESEASDILQRTLLSAALSLPVMLLSMVPALQFQHWQWACLMLTTLVYVIGGAPFHRATWANLKHGAATMDTLITLGTTAAFGWSLYALFFGDAGMPGMTMHMTLRSNDAQMDHIYLESVGMVITFLLLGRWFELKAKGRSSEALTTLLTMGAKEATVLRDGTETRIPASELHVGDVFVVRPGEKIATDGVVLSGHSAVDESLLTGESMPVEVSPGSTVTGATINASGRLEVRATRVGSDTVLAQMGALVTAAQTSKAPVQRLADRIAAVFVPIVIGIALLALVAHLLFGGIAPAFVAAVSVLIIACPCAMGLATPTAILVGTGRGAELGILIKGPEILESTRQIDTIVLDKTGTITEGQMSVGAIQSTAGHTQQDVLRLAAAAEQGSEHPIARAIRTAYDGELPTAEDFHELPGQGIEATIEGAHVRVGRPPAGYEGTGTQVGVYVDDTLAGSIELQDRIKESSAAAIAAMHKLGLTPHLLTGDNAGAARAVARAVGIDDANVTAEVMPADKVDTIARLQEQGRTVAMVGDGVNDAAALAQADLGIAMGAGADVAIEASDITVMNNDLRSVAEAVRLARSTLRIIKGNLFWAFAYNIILLPVAAFGLLNPLLAGLAMALSSVFVVTNSLRLKSFTPEE; encoded by the coding sequence ATGACTACCAGCCTCACCCTCGGCATCACTGGGATGACCTGTACGTCGTGCTCCTCCCGCGTCGAGCGCAAACTCAACAAACTCGACAACGTTGAAGCCACGGTCAACTTCGCCACGGAGTCTGCCTCCGTGAGTTATGACCCTGCAACGACGACGCCCGCCGATCTCATCGACGTCGTCGAAGGCGCGGGCTACGGAGCCTTCACCATGGACGGTGAGGGGGAGGAACCAGCAAGCACGGCGGAGGATGCTCGCGAGAGCGAAGCCTCCGACATCCTTCAGCGCACCCTGCTCTCTGCGGCACTCTCCCTACCAGTGATGCTGCTTTCCATGGTCCCGGCCCTGCAGTTTCAGCACTGGCAGTGGGCCTGCTTGATGCTCACGACACTCGTCTACGTCATCGGCGGAGCACCCTTCCACCGCGCTACCTGGGCCAATCTGAAGCATGGCGCTGCCACGATGGATACTCTCATCACACTGGGCACTACCGCCGCTTTCGGTTGGTCCCTCTACGCGCTCTTTTTCGGCGATGCCGGAATGCCCGGTATGACCATGCACATGACGCTACGCTCCAATGACGCGCAGATGGACCACATCTACCTCGAATCCGTCGGCATGGTTATCACCTTCCTGCTGCTTGGACGGTGGTTTGAGCTCAAAGCTAAGGGGCGCTCCTCCGAGGCGCTCACCACGCTGCTGACTATGGGGGCTAAAGAAGCCACCGTGCTTCGCGACGGCACCGAAACCCGCATTCCCGCCAGCGAGCTCCACGTAGGCGATGTTTTTGTGGTCCGTCCCGGCGAGAAGATCGCCACCGATGGCGTGGTTCTCAGCGGTCATTCCGCCGTGGATGAATCCCTGCTCACCGGCGAGTCAATGCCGGTTGAGGTTTCACCCGGCAGCACGGTGACGGGCGCTACCATCAACGCCTCTGGGCGCCTTGAGGTGCGCGCCACCCGCGTTGGCTCCGACACCGTTTTGGCCCAGATGGGCGCGCTGGTCACTGCGGCCCAGACCTCGAAGGCCCCTGTACAACGTCTCGCGGACCGCATCGCCGCCGTCTTTGTCCCGATCGTCATCGGCATCGCTCTCCTCGCCCTCGTGGCACACCTGTTGTTCGGTGGTATCGCCCCAGCCTTCGTGGCCGCCGTCTCCGTCCTCATCATCGCGTGTCCGTGCGCCATGGGCTTGGCGACGCCCACCGCAATCCTCGTGGGCACCGGGCGCGGCGCCGAACTGGGAATCCTCATCAAGGGCCCGGAGATTTTGGAATCGACGCGCCAGATCGACACCATCGTTCTAGATAAAACGGGCACCATCACGGAAGGCCAGATGTCGGTGGGAGCAATCCAATCTACGGCAGGGCACACGCAGCAGGACGTTCTTCGTCTCGCCGCGGCCGCAGAGCAGGGCTCCGAGCACCCCATCGCACGCGCCATCCGCACGGCTTACGACGGCGAGCTCCCCACAGCCGAAGACTTCCACGAGCTTCCCGGCCAAGGCATCGAGGCAACGATTGAGGGCGCGCACGTGCGAGTCGGCCGGCCGCCTGCGGGCTATGAGGGCACCGGGACCCAAGTCGGCGTCTACGTCGATGACACCCTGGCAGGCTCCATCGAGCTGCAGGATCGCATCAAGGAATCCTCCGCCGCCGCCATCGCAGCAATGCACAAGCTAGGACTTACACCCCACCTACTCACCGGGGATAACGCCGGCGCGGCGCGTGCAGTGGCGCGAGCCGTTGGCATTGATGATGCCAACGTGACAGCGGAGGTCATGCCCGCAGACAAAGTGGATACTATTGCTCGTCTGCAGGAGCAGGGGCGCACTGTGGCCATGGTGGGCGATGGCGTCAACGACGCCGCAGCGCTCGCGCAGGCGGACCTCGGAATCGCGATGGGCGCGGGAGCAGACGTGGCCATCGAAGCTTCCGATATCACGGTGATGAACAACGACCTGCGCTCCGTTGCCGAGGCAGTGCGACTCGCGCGCAGCACCCTGCGCATCATCAAGGGCAACCTATTTTGGGCCTTCGCCTATAATATTATTCTTCTTCCTGTGGCAGCGTTTGGCCTGCTCAACCCCCTACTGGCGGGGTTGGCAATGGCCCTGAGCTCAGTCTTTGTGGTGACCAATTCTCTGCGGCTGAAAAGCTTTACCCCCGAGGAGTAA
- the rpsF gene encoding 30S ribosomal protein S6: MRHYEVMIILDPNQDERTVTPSLDKFLEAIRKDGGKVEKVDVWGKRRLAYPINKKEEGIYAVVELECESHSVLELDRRLNLNDSILRTKVLRTDSK, from the coding sequence GTGCGTCACTACGAAGTCATGATCATTCTGGATCCTAATCAGGATGAGCGCACCGTAACCCCGTCCCTAGACAAGTTCCTCGAGGCAATCCGCAAGGATGGCGGCAAAGTCGAAAAGGTTGACGTGTGGGGCAAGCGCCGTCTTGCATACCCGATCAACAAGAAGGAAGAGGGCATCTACGCAGTCGTGGAGCTGGAGTGTGAATCCCACTCCGTTCTCGAGCTCGATCGCCGTCTGAACCTGAACGACTCCATTCTGCGTACCAAGGTTCTGCGCACCGACAGCAAATAG
- a CDS encoding single-stranded DNA-binding protein, with protein MAQGDTNITVVGNIVADPELRFTPAGAAVANFRVASTPRRYNQQTSQWEDGEAMFLTCNVWRQAAENVAETLTKGMRVIVTGRLRQRSYQTREGENRTVFEIEVDEVGPSLRYATAQVNRKSGNGGGNYGGGQQQGGANYGGGNQGGFSGNQGGFSGNQSQSSAPQQSQQSAPSNDPWNSAPQAGSFGGADAEPPF; from the coding sequence ATGGCTCAGGGAGATACCAACATCACGGTTGTCGGCAACATCGTTGCTGATCCGGAACTGCGCTTCACCCCGGCGGGTGCCGCAGTGGCGAATTTCCGTGTTGCCTCCACCCCGCGTCGCTATAATCAGCAGACTTCCCAGTGGGAGGATGGCGAGGCCATGTTCCTCACCTGCAACGTGTGGCGCCAAGCCGCAGAAAACGTTGCGGAGACCCTAACCAAGGGCATGCGCGTTATCGTTACTGGCCGTTTGCGCCAGCGCTCTTACCAGACTCGTGAGGGCGAGAATCGCACTGTTTTTGAGATTGAGGTCGATGAGGTCGGCCCTTCCCTGCGTTATGCAACCGCTCAGGTTAACCGTAAGTCCGGCAACGGCGGCGGCAACTATGGCGGCGGCCAGCAGCAGGGTGGCGCTAACTACGGTGGTGGCAACCAAGGCGGTTTCTCCGGAAACCAGGGTGGTTTCTCTGGAAACCAGTCCCAGTCCTCTGCCCCGCAGCAGTCCCAGCAGTCGGCTCCGAGCAACGATCCGTGGAATTCGGCACCCCAAGCAGGAAGCTTTGGTGGTGCGGATGCAGAACCCCCGTTCTAA
- a CDS encoding heavy-metal-associated domain-containing protein — MSTTTYTVTGMTCGHCELSVKEEISEISGVTDVTADHTTGAVTVTGEGFSDEQVAAAVAEAGYELA; from the coding sequence ATGAGCACCACAACCTACACCGTTACCGGCATGACCTGTGGCCACTGCGAGCTTTCCGTCAAGGAAGAGATCTCAGAGATCAGTGGCGTAACCGACGTTACTGCCGACCACACCACCGGCGCAGTCACCGTCACCGGGGAGGGTTTTAGCGATGAGCAAGTTGCTGCTGCCGTCGCCGAAGCCGGCTACGAATTGGCCTAA
- a CDS encoding MFS transporter — MNRLDHRSISRTERLDRLPVTGKHKRLLFGSGIGWALDAMDVGLISFIMAALAVHWGITPTQSSWLASVGFIGMALGATFGGLLADKFGRRHIFALTLLVYGLATGASALATGLTLLIILRFFIGLGLGAELPVASTLISEFAPLKVRGRMVVLLEAFWAVGWILAAVIGTFVVGASESGWRWALALGMVPALYALYVRLHLPESVRFLESKGRHEEAEEIVASFEAEVDEADIDRTTPAPTYSEEDVTATSIWSKSLRGRTLALWTIWFCVNLSYYGAFIWIPSLLVADGFSLVKSFSFTLIITLAQLPGYAAAGWLIEVWGRRSTLAIFLVGSALSAGFFGFANTEAMIILAGCLLSFFNLGAWGALYAIGPELYPTALRGRGTGAAAGFGRLASILAPLIVPPLIAVAGTGSLFALFAAAFGLAAVAALTLPEFKGRTLAQ; from the coding sequence ATGAATCGTCTTGATCATCGCTCTATCTCACGCACGGAGAGGCTCGACCGCCTTCCCGTCACTGGAAAACACAAACGTCTCCTCTTCGGCTCCGGCATCGGCTGGGCGCTCGACGCCATGGACGTGGGCCTCATCTCCTTCATCATGGCCGCTTTGGCCGTGCACTGGGGGATCACACCGACCCAATCCTCCTGGCTGGCGTCCGTGGGCTTCATCGGCATGGCCTTGGGCGCCACCTTCGGCGGCCTCTTGGCCGATAAGTTCGGCCGCCGCCACATTTTTGCTCTGACCCTGCTGGTCTATGGCCTTGCCACGGGCGCTTCTGCCCTGGCAACGGGCCTCACGCTCCTCATCATCCTGCGCTTCTTCATCGGACTTGGCCTCGGCGCTGAGCTGCCGGTGGCCTCCACGCTGATTTCCGAGTTCGCACCGCTCAAGGTGCGCGGGCGCATGGTCGTTCTGCTGGAGGCCTTCTGGGCGGTGGGGTGGATCCTCGCTGCGGTAATTGGAACGTTCGTGGTGGGGGCGTCGGAAAGCGGCTGGCGCTGGGCCCTAGCGCTCGGCATGGTGCCCGCGCTCTACGCTCTCTATGTACGCCTTCACTTGCCTGAATCAGTGCGCTTCCTAGAGTCGAAGGGCCGCCACGAGGAAGCAGAAGAAATCGTCGCTTCCTTTGAGGCCGAGGTAGACGAGGCGGACATTGACCGCACGACCCCGGCACCGACCTACTCCGAGGAAGATGTCACCGCCACCAGCATTTGGTCAAAGTCCTTGCGCGGGCGCACGCTGGCGCTGTGGACCATCTGGTTCTGCGTCAACCTCTCCTACTACGGCGCCTTCATTTGGATTCCGTCACTGCTTGTCGCGGATGGCTTCTCCCTGGTGAAGTCCTTCAGCTTCACGCTGATTATCACTCTCGCCCAGCTACCCGGCTACGCCGCAGCCGGCTGGCTCATCGAGGTCTGGGGCCGCCGCTCGACCCTAGCGATATTCCTCGTGGGTTCCGCCCTGTCGGCCGGGTTCTTTGGTTTCGCTAACACTGAAGCCATGATCATCCTGGCCGGTTGCCTGCTCTCCTTCTTCAACCTTGGCGCGTGGGGTGCGCTGTACGCCATCGGCCCGGAGCTCTACCCCACCGCCCTGCGCGGGCGCGGTACCGGTGCGGCAGCTGGCTTCGGCCGACTCGCATCAATCCTGGCACCGCTCATCGTTCCGCCGCTCATCGCGGTGGCAGGAACGGGCTCGCTCTTCGCGCTGTTCGCAGCAGCCTTCGGCCTCGCAGCTGTAGCAGCACTGACACTGCCAGAGTTCAAGGGCAGGACCCTTGCTCAATAG